The genomic DNA CCTCTATCTGGCCGTTGTGACCACGGCGATCACCTTCCTGCTCCTGCAATACGCCTCGATGCGGCTACCCGCATCGAAAGTGCTTGGCTACGGCTATCTGACGCCGAGCTTCATCATCCTGCTCGAAGGTCTGCTCGGTCATGGCTGGACCAGCCTGCCGGTGCTTGCCGGCGCGCTGACCACGGCCTGCGGCCTGCTGTTGATGGCGCTGCTGCCAGATTGAAAGGCGGCTCAAGCCGCCGGCTGCTCGCTCACCTGCAGCCCGTCGACGAAGAGCCGTTCGAGGAAGCGTGCCGCATCCTCGAAGCGCCCATCGCCAGCATTGCCCTGGCCGAGCACGGCGCGCACCTGCACGTCGAAGTCGGCGTAGTGCTGGGTGGTGGACCAGATCGCGAAGATCAGGTGATAGGGATCGCATTTGGCGATCTTGCCGGCTTTGGCCCAGGCCCGGATTACCTCGGCCTTCTCGTCGACCAGCGACTTCAAGGGCCCCTTGAGCTCGTCCTCGATATGCGGCGCGCCCTGCAGCACCTCGTTGGCGAAGAGCCGGCTTTCGCGCGGATAGTCACGGGCCATTTCGAGCTTGCGCCGAATATAGCTGCGGATTTCGGCGACCGGATTCCCCTCGGCGTTGAACTCCCGCAAGGGGTCGAGCCAGGTGTCGAGCACCCGGTCGATCAGCGCCCGGTGCATCGCTTCCTTGGTGCGGAAATAATAGAGCAAATTGGGCTTCGACATTCCCGCCACTTCGGCAATCTGGTCGACGGTCGAGCCGCGGAAACCGTTGGCGGAAAAGACTTCGAGCGCGGCCTCGAGAATGCGCTCTTCCTTCTCCCCTTGTATGCGGGTCCGCCTCTGGGTCCTGGCCGCTCTCGGTAATACCATCTTTCCCCCTGGCCATGCCTGCGCAGCTCGTCGCGCAGGAACCGGCTGCCCAATTTCCGGCCTCGCCATCTTATTGGGCAACAACTTCGTTTTTTTGTTTTTCCGGCTTGAGTGCCGCAACGGAAGTTGTAATGTTTACCAACCGGTCAAATTATCAGCCAGTTCACCGCCAAAGGCAACGGCTGATCGAAGGGCACCAGAAAAAACCAAGCCTGGATTTGACCACGGGAACATGAGGGCGCGCCGATCCAGGCAAAGCCCTGAAGAGATGAGGAGACCGCCGTGGCTGCACCTGGCGAGAACATGCGCGTCAATGCCGACCGCCTGTGGGATTCACTTATGGAAATGGCCAAGATCGGCCCTGGTGTCGCGGGCGGCAACAACCGCCAGACGCTGACCGACGAGGACGCCGAAGGGCGCCGGCTGTTCCAGTCCTGGTGCGAAAAGGCCGGCCTCACCATGGGCGTCGACACCATGGGCAATATGTTCTTCACAAGGCCCGGCACCGACCCGGATGCGCTGCCCGTCTATATCGGCTCGCATCTCGATACCCAGCCGACCGGCGGCAAGTATGACGGCGTCCTCGGCGTGCTCTCGGGCCTTGAGGTCGTTCGCTCGATGAACGATCTCGGCATCAAGACCAAGCATCCCGTCGTCGTCACCAACTGGACCAACGAGGAAGGCGCGCGCTTCGCGCCGGCCATGCTCGCATCGGGCGTCTTTGCCGGCGTGCACAGTCAGGATTTCGCCTATGGCCGCAAGGATCCGGAAGGAAAGACCTTCGGCGACGAACTGAAACGCATCGGCTGGGTCGGCGACGAGGAAGTCGGCGCCCGCAAGATGCACGCCTATTTCGAGTACCATATCGAGCAGGGCCCGATCCTCGAAGCAGAGGGCAAGGACATCGGCGTCGTCACCCACTGTCAGGGCCTGTGGTGGCTGGAGTTCACGCTCACCGGCCGCGAAGCCCATACGGGCTCGACGCCAATGAACATGCGCGTCAACGCCGGCCTTGCCATGGCCCGCATCCTGGAAATGGTCCAGGGCGTCGCGATGGAAAACCAGCCGGGCGCCGTCGGCGGCGTCGGCCAAGTGTTCTTCTCACCCAATTCCCGCAATGTGCTGCCGGGCAAAGTGGTCTTCACCGTCGACATCCGCTCGCCGGACAGGGCCAAGCTCGACCGCATGCGGGCAAAGATCGAGGCCGAGGCACCGAAGATCACTGACGCGCTTGGCGTCGGCTGTTCCATCGAGGCGATCGGCCATTTCGAGCCGGTCACCTTCGATCCAAAGCTCGTCAGCGCCGTGCGTAACGCCGCCGAGCATCTCGGCTACAGCCACATGAACCTCATCTCGGGCGCCGGGCATGATGCCTGCTGGGCCGCCAAGGTGGCGCCGACGACGATGATCATGTGCCCCTGCGTCGGTGGCCTCAGCCACAACGAGGCGGAGGACATCTCCAGGGAGTGGGCCAGCGCCGGCGCCGACGTCCTCTTCCACGCCGTCGTCGAAACGGCCGAAATCGTCGAATGAGTTTGCGGGCGGGACGAAAGTTCCGCCCTTTTTCGTGGCGGTTGCCTGGCCGCCGGAAGAGCAATCGCGAGGATCAAGAACCATGAGCACTGTCATCAAGGGTGGAACCATCGTCACCGCCGACCTGAC from Ensifer adhaerens includes the following:
- a CDS encoding TetR family transcriptional regulator C-terminal domain-containing protein, which encodes MVLPRAARTQRRTRIQGEKEERILEAALEVFSANGFRGSTVDQIAEVAGMSKPNLLYYFRTKEAMHRALIDRVLDTWLDPLREFNAEGNPVAEIRSYIRRKLEMARDYPRESRLFANEVLQGAPHIEDELKGPLKSLVDEKAEVIRAWAKAGKIAKCDPYHLIFAIWSTTQHYADFDVQVRAVLGQGNAGDGRFEDAARFLERLFVDGLQVSEQPAA
- a CDS encoding Zn-dependent hydrolase, whose product is MAAPGENMRVNADRLWDSLMEMAKIGPGVAGGNNRQTLTDEDAEGRRLFQSWCEKAGLTMGVDTMGNMFFTRPGTDPDALPVYIGSHLDTQPTGGKYDGVLGVLSGLEVVRSMNDLGIKTKHPVVVTNWTNEEGARFAPAMLASGVFAGVHSQDFAYGRKDPEGKTFGDELKRIGWVGDEEVGARKMHAYFEYHIEQGPILEAEGKDIGVVTHCQGLWWLEFTLTGREAHTGSTPMNMRVNAGLAMARILEMVQGVAMENQPGAVGGVGQVFFSPNSRNVLPGKVVFTVDIRSPDRAKLDRMRAKIEAEAPKITDALGVGCSIEAIGHFEPVTFDPKLVSAVRNAAEHLGYSHMNLISGAGHDACWAAKVAPTTMIMCPCVGGLSHNEAEDISREWASAGADVLFHAVVETAEIVE